The following are from one region of the Ruficoccus sp. ZRK36 genome:
- a CDS encoding HAD-IIIC family phosphatase yields the protein MLNLSETALRQLDADALTALLRAAPGTDSFKALWPVVAERETVDLPLVEALFDALDVGGDEVYRAWLDEQAKESAPTPMGLWLTACIREHLGEDALALPVWEVITGADGYGLPGEALLALARVQGRLVQPDAAYVSLRQALRLGIPDVDFWTRADRFYQRLSRKHPAPGQPLKVAVVGSSTTTFFAACLRMVAVRDGFAPTVYEGPYGAWRQEILDPDSGLYAFKPNVTVIATHGRDAALPAFAGEGEAPVEADAQLVDDFKNLWSLLLERCPCTVLQFAFDLPVPESGGALSASDPAGRIRRLRGLNEALRREAPAGVTLMDLEALAAAAPGKWSDARQWLMHKQHPAMAALPPLADACQSLIRAAMGAAKKVLVLDLDNTLWGGVIGEDGLAGIRVGPPHADGEAFVMLQYYARELKERGVLLAVCSKNNEADALLPFEQHEGMVLGLDDFAAFVANWEDKPANLRRIAEELNLGLESFVFVDDSPVERARVRRELPEVAVPELGSDPARYVEILDRGRWFEALSLSGEDRTRAAAYRAEATRRELASTATDVNAFLRQLRMRVSHGPFNENNLARVAQLVGKTNQFNLTTRRHSMEVLERFASSSTAWTQAFSLKDAYGDSGLVGVVVATLGGEKVWEVDTFLMSCRVIGRGLADYMAATLLRAARDNGVTRVTGLYIPTEKNAMVADFYFRYGFAARLDPAEQIRAGAPRHFVFEVQKQELPTVPDGLFEVVTAS from the coding sequence ATGTTAAACCTCTCCGAAACCGCCCTGCGCCAGCTCGATGCCGATGCGCTTACCGCGTTGCTGCGTGCCGCGCCGGGGACGGACTCGTTTAAGGCGCTCTGGCCGGTTGTCGCGGAGAGAGAGACGGTGGACCTGCCGTTGGTCGAGGCGCTTTTTGATGCGCTCGATGTCGGCGGGGACGAGGTTTACCGCGCCTGGCTGGACGAGCAGGCCAAGGAGTCTGCCCCCACGCCCATGGGGCTGTGGTTGACGGCCTGCATCCGCGAGCATCTGGGCGAGGACGCACTTGCGCTCCCCGTGTGGGAAGTGATTACCGGGGCCGACGGCTACGGGCTGCCCGGTGAGGCGCTGCTGGCGCTGGCTCGGGTGCAGGGGCGTTTGGTGCAGCCGGATGCTGCCTATGTGTCTCTGCGGCAAGCCTTACGCCTAGGCATACCTGATGTGGATTTCTGGACCCGCGCAGATCGTTTTTATCAAAGGCTCTCCCGTAAACACCCGGCCCCGGGTCAGCCTCTAAAGGTCGCGGTTGTTGGCTCGTCCACGACGACGTTTTTTGCAGCCTGCCTGCGCATGGTAGCAGTGCGGGATGGTTTCGCACCCACGGTCTACGAAGGCCCCTACGGCGCGTGGCGGCAGGAGATACTCGATCCCGACTCGGGGCTGTATGCGTTTAAGCCCAACGTGACGGTGATCGCCACGCATGGGCGGGATGCTGCGCTACCGGCTTTTGCCGGAGAGGGGGAAGCGCCCGTAGAGGCTGATGCGCAGTTGGTGGATGATTTTAAAAATCTCTGGAGCCTCCTGCTGGAGCGATGCCCCTGCACGGTGTTGCAGTTCGCCTTTGATCTGCCCGTGCCCGAGTCTGGCGGTGCGCTCAGTGCGAGCGACCCAGCCGGGCGCATCCGTCGCCTGCGTGGGTTAAACGAAGCCCTCCGCCGTGAAGCTCCGGCGGGCGTCACGCTGATGGATCTGGAGGCGCTTGCCGCTGCCGCGCCCGGTAAGTGGAGCGATGCGCGCCAGTGGCTGATGCACAAGCAGCATCCGGCGATGGCCGCGCTGCCGCCGCTCGCCGATGCTTGCCAGTCCCTTATCAGGGCCGCAATGGGTGCTGCCAAAAAAGTGCTCGTGCTCGATCTGGACAATACCCTCTGGGGTGGTGTGATCGGGGAGGACGGGCTGGCGGGCATTCGTGTGGGACCGCCGCATGCCGATGGAGAAGCCTTTGTCATGCTCCAGTACTACGCCCGCGAGCTGAAGGAGCGCGGCGTGCTGCTGGCCGTCTGCTCGAAAAACAACGAGGCTGACGCGCTCCTGCCTTTTGAGCAGCACGAGGGCATGGTGCTCGGGCTGGACGATTTTGCGGCCTTTGTCGCCAACTGGGAGGATAAGCCCGCCAACCTGCGCCGCATCGCTGAGGAGCTGAACCTCGGGCTGGAGAGTTTTGTCTTTGTCGATGATAGCCCGGTGGAGCGCGCCCGCGTGCGCCGTGAGTTGCCCGAGGTCGCCGTGCCGGAGCTGGGGAGTGACCCCGCGCGCTACGTCGAGATCCTTGATCGCGGGCGGTGGTTTGAGGCGCTTAGCCTTTCGGGTGAGGACCGCACCCGCGCTGCCGCCTACCGGGCCGAGGCCACGCGCCGTGAGCTCGCCTCCACGGCCACGGATGTGAACGCCTTTCTGCGCCAGCTGCGCATGCGCGTCTCGCACGGGCCGTTTAACGAAAATAACCTCGCCCGCGTCGCCCAGCTCGTGGGCAAGACCAACCAGTTTAACCTGACCACGCGTCGCCACTCGATGGAGGTGCTGGAGCGTTTCGCGTCCTCATCCACGGCGTGGACGCAGGCTTTTTCGCTCAAGGATGCCTACGGGGACAGCGGCCTGGTCGGTGTGGTCGTGGCCACGCTGGGGGGTGAGAAGGTATGGGAGGTCGATACGTTTTTAATGAGCTGCCGCGTGATTGGTCGCGGGCTTGCGGACTACATGGCGGCGACGCTTTTGCGGGCCGCCCGGGACAACGGCGTCACCCGCGTGACCGGCCTCTATATCCCGACGGAGAAAAACGCCATGGTGGCGGATTTTTATTTCCGCTACGGGTTTGCCGCCCGACTCGATCCCGCTGAGCAGATCCGGGCCGGAGCCCCTCGGCATTTTGTCTTCGAGGTTCAGAAACAGGAACTCCCCACCGTGCCAGACGGCCTTTTTGAGGTGGTTACTGCAAGCTGA
- a CDS encoding SDR family oxidoreductase, producing MADLAQKHLLICGASSGLGLACAQAAAAAGAALVLNGRDQARLEQTLSGLPGEGHTVFAGDLTEADARRSLADAVPTLDGVVFAAGLHRIKPAKFLDDAGWEETFAVNHRAPCLLTTALLKAKKLSAGASLVYLGSIAADVATVGNALYAGSKGALVSSVRVLALELARQRIRANVVSPGQVKTAMTEANAAQLSADVLARNESLYPLGQGTPEQVAATVLFLLGEGASWITGQNIVVDGGYTLT from the coding sequence GTGGCCGATCTCGCTCAAAAGCACCTGTTGATCTGCGGAGCCTCATCGGGCCTCGGTTTGGCCTGTGCGCAGGCCGCCGCCGCTGCGGGAGCGGCGCTGGTGCTCAATGGCCGCGATCAGGCACGTCTGGAGCAGACGCTCTCCGGGCTTCCGGGGGAGGGGCATACGGTCTTCGCCGGAGACTTGACCGAGGCTGACGCGCGCCGTTCTCTGGCCGATGCGGTGCCCACTCTCGACGGGGTGGTCTTTGCCGCTGGCCTGCACCGGATCAAGCCCGCCAAGTTCCTCGATGATGCCGGGTGGGAGGAAACGTTTGCCGTCAACCACCGCGCTCCCTGCCTGCTGACCACCGCTCTGCTGAAGGCCAAGAAACTTTCCGCCGGGGCCTCGTTGGTTTACCTGGGGTCGATTGCGGCGGATGTGGCCACCGTGGGTAATGCCCTGTACGCAGGCTCGAAGGGGGCGCTTGTCTCCAGTGTGCGTGTGCTGGCGCTGGAGCTGGCCCGCCAGCGTATCCGCGCTAATGTCGTCTCCCCCGGCCAGGTCAAGACCGCCATGACTGAGGCTAATGCCGCCCAGTTGTCGGCCGACGTCCTGGCCCGTAATGAATCTCTTTATCCGCTCGGGCAGGGGACGCCTGAGCAAGTCGCCGCGACGGTCCTCTTTTTACTCGGCGAGGGCGCTTCCTGGATCACCGGGCAGAACATCGTCGTGGACGGCGGCTATACCCTGACATGA
- a CDS encoding ketoacyl-ACP synthase III, which translates to MTTPRATITAMQYCLPPRVLGQEELAARFGEKQVADIAKLSGITERRIAEPDVTSVDLAECAARRLMAAHAIEPDTIEMIIFASQTGDYQLPASACVLHGRLGLPKTCGAFDIGLGCSAFPYALSVANGLIASGTVKGRVLLINADTLTHIIHPQDRGLVPLHGDGAVAALLEPTTGEDGLLGFELGSDGSGAEHLVVPASGARRPRTAETSREIVDTSGSVTTDEHLHMNGPAVFQFSIREVPAALKRAFEKWQIAPAELDLLVLHQANRMMLDLIYKKAGIGPEQQFFFMEKVGNMSGASSPMALAEAWRSGRLKPGTLIAVAAFGVGLSWGAALIRLPDSLADCSAAPVDYSPED; encoded by the coding sequence ATGACCACTCCCCGTGCCACCATCACTGCGATGCAATACTGCCTGCCTCCCCGTGTCTTGGGGCAGGAGGAGCTGGCGGCCCGCTTTGGTGAGAAGCAGGTCGCGGACATTGCCAAGCTCTCCGGCATCACCGAGCGCCGCATCGCCGAGCCGGATGTGACCTCCGTTGACCTGGCCGAGTGTGCGGCGCGACGCCTGATGGCCGCCCACGCTATCGAGCCGGACACCATCGAGATGATTATATTTGCCAGCCAGACCGGGGATTACCAGCTCCCGGCTTCGGCCTGCGTGCTGCACGGTCGTCTCGGCCTGCCGAAAACTTGTGGTGCTTTCGACATCGGCCTGGGGTGTTCGGCCTTTCCCTATGCCCTGAGCGTGGCCAATGGCCTGATCGCCTCCGGTACAGTAAAGGGGCGCGTGCTCCTGATCAATGCCGATACCCTGACGCATATCATCCACCCGCAGGATCGCGGGCTAGTCCCGCTGCACGGCGATGGTGCCGTGGCTGCCCTGCTGGAGCCGACCACCGGGGAGGACGGGCTGCTCGGATTTGAGCTGGGCTCGGATGGCTCAGGTGCCGAGCATCTGGTGGTCCCTGCTTCCGGTGCGCGTCGACCGCGCACGGCGGAGACTTCGCGGGAAATCGTGGACACCTCCGGCTCGGTCACGACGGATGAGCACCTGCATATGAACGGCCCGGCCGTTTTCCAGTTTTCCATTCGCGAGGTGCCGGCTGCCCTCAAGCGCGCCTTTGAGAAATGGCAAATCGCTCCCGCTGAGCTGGACCTGCTCGTCCTTCACCAGGCCAACCGGATGATGCTCGACCTTATCTATAAGAAAGCGGGTATCGGGCCGGAGCAGCAGTTTTTCTTTATGGAGAAGGTCGGCAATATGAGCGGTGCGTCCTCGCCGATGGCGCTGGCTGAAGCCTGGCGCAGTGGCCGCCTCAAGCCCGGCACCCTCATTGCAGTGGCGGCCTTTGGGGTCGGGCTGTCCTGGGGGGCTGCGCTGATTCGCCTGCCGGACTCCCTCGCTGATTGCTCGGCGGCGCCGGTGGACTATTCTCCCGAGGATTGA
- a CDS encoding FeoA family protein, translating into MNTMASTCILSEMKPGEGGILDSFNARNGTLLRLHELGLTPGQNLKVVRISPLGDPIEIKLPGFHLCLRKTEASAIEVRRA; encoded by the coding sequence ATGAACACCATGGCAAGCACCTGCATACTCTCAGAGATGAAGCCCGGAGAAGGCGGCATTCTCGACTCTTTCAATGCCCGCAACGGCACACTGCTGCGGCTGCACGAACTGGGGCTGACGCCAGGGCAAAACCTGAAGGTCGTCCGCATCTCCCCGCTGGGAGACCCTATCGAGATTAAACTGCCAGGTTTTCACCTTTGCCTGCGCAAAACAGAAGCGAGCGCCATCGAGGTTCGCCGCGCCTGA
- a CDS encoding acetyltransferase — MSNSKTDVLIVGAGGMGREVWDYLEHKRRVDAHFAATCRPKGFLDDDPHALDGYDYPGGIIGSIADYEPADHQLLVCAIGSPAIKAKVCPVLKERGARFLTLAHPTAMVGHNAAVGEGVVLGPYSLVAPDAKVGDFVFLNCYASCGHDASIGDYSTLSPYSGITGFAELGERVFMGSHATVVPGRRVGAGSNIGAASAVVTHLPADSRVLGVPAKPFMRG, encoded by the coding sequence ATGAGTAACTCAAAAACAGATGTATTGATCGTCGGGGCTGGCGGCATGGGCCGTGAAGTCTGGGACTATCTGGAGCACAAGCGCCGGGTGGACGCGCACTTTGCCGCGACCTGCCGCCCCAAGGGCTTTCTGGACGACGACCCCCACGCGCTCGACGGATATGACTATCCGGGCGGCATTATCGGGAGCATCGCCGACTATGAGCCTGCGGATCACCAGCTGCTGGTCTGCGCGATCGGCTCGCCCGCGATCAAGGCGAAGGTTTGTCCCGTCCTGAAAGAGCGGGGCGCACGCTTTCTGACTCTGGCCCACCCGACTGCCATGGTGGGGCACAATGCTGCTGTCGGCGAGGGAGTGGTGCTGGGTCCGTATTCTCTGGTGGCTCCAGATGCCAAGGTCGGGGATTTTGTTTTTCTTAATTGTTATGCCAGCTGTGGCCACGATGCCAGCATCGGCGACTACTCCACGCTGAGCCCCTACAGCGGTATCACCGGTTTTGCTGAGCTGGGGGAGCGGGTCTTTATGGGATCACACGCCACAGTCGTTCCGGGCCGCAGGGTCGGCGCTGGTTCCAATATCGGGGCGGCCTCAGCGGTGGTTACTCATCTGCCTGCCGACAGTCGTGTCCTCGGCGTCCCGGCCAAACCCTTTATGCGAGGTTAA
- a CDS encoding diaminopimelate decarboxylase → METLKFLTPELARQIAADYGTPVYVYDEASLKRHAEAALAFPNAFGLTVRFAMKASPNAAILRVFHRLGLHIDASSGFEVRRALHAGIPAEHISLSTQEFPEDFAPLYKHGIRFNACSLAQLERFGQLFPGCRCGLRVNPGLGSGGTGKTNVGGPNSSFGIWHEWLGEAEKIIAKYGLSVIRIHTHIGSGSDPEVWERVALMSLETVKRFPDVVTLNLGGGYKVARMATEKATDLQVIGAPVKAAFEKLAEETGRKLKLEIEPGTFLMANAGALLATVRDVVRTGGPDGMNFLKLDSGMTEILRPSLYAAQHPIVIVPAQERAAGPEQDYLVVGHCCESGDILTTGSDDPEALQPRTLPETLPGDLCVVEGAGAYCAAMTAKNYNSFPEAPEVLVGLKGTVRLIRQRQTLDQIFQNEVDE, encoded by the coding sequence ATGGAGACCCTGAAGTTTTTGACGCCGGAGCTCGCCCGCCAGATTGCGGCAGACTACGGCACTCCCGTTTACGTGTACGATGAGGCATCGCTCAAGCGCCATGCCGAGGCTGCGCTGGCCTTTCCGAATGCCTTTGGGCTGACGGTGCGCTTCGCCATGAAGGCCTCCCCGAACGCTGCTATCCTGCGTGTCTTCCACCGGCTCGGGCTGCACATCGATGCCTCCAGCGGCTTCGAGGTGCGCCGCGCGCTGCACGCGGGCATCCCCGCCGAGCACATTTCGCTCAGCACGCAGGAGTTCCCGGAAGACTTTGCGCCGCTCTACAAGCACGGCATCCGCTTCAACGCCTGCTCACTGGCTCAGCTCGAGCGCTTCGGGCAGCTCTTCCCCGGCTGCCGCTGTGGCCTGCGCGTGAACCCCGGTCTCGGCTCCGGTGGTACCGGTAAGACCAACGTCGGCGGCCCGAATTCGAGCTTCGGGATCTGGCACGAGTGGCTGGGCGAGGCCGAGAAGATCATCGCCAAGTACGGGCTGAGCGTGATCCGCATCCACACGCACATCGGGTCGGGCAGCGACCCGGAGGTATGGGAGCGCGTAGCGCTGATGAGCCTGGAGACGGTCAAGCGTTTCCCCGATGTCGTGACCCTCAACCTCGGGGGCGGCTACAAGGTGGCCCGCATGGCGACCGAAAAGGCTACCGACCTCCAGGTGATCGGCGCACCGGTGAAGGCCGCGTTTGAAAAGCTGGCGGAGGAAACCGGCCGCAAGCTCAAGCTCGAGATCGAGCCCGGCACGTTCCTGATGGCTAATGCCGGGGCACTGCTGGCGACGGTCCGCGACGTGGTCCGCACCGGCGGCCCCGACGGCATGAACTTCCTCAAGCTCGACTCCGGGATGACGGAGATCCTGCGGCCCTCGCTCTACGCGGCGCAGCATCCGATCGTCATCGTCCCGGCGCAGGAGCGTGCCGCTGGCCCTGAGCAGGACTATCTCGTGGTCGGCCACTGCTGCGAGTCGGGGGACATCCTGACCACGGGCAGCGACGATCCGGAGGCTCTCCAGCCCCGCACACTGCCCGAGACACTGCCCGGCGACCTCTGCGTGGTCGAGGGGGCGGGCGCATATTGCGCAGCTATGACGGCGAAGAACTACAACTCTTTCCCTGAAGCGCCGGAGGTGCTTGTCGGGCTCAAGGGCACCGTGCGGCTCATCCGCCAACGCCAGACGCTCGACCAGATATTCCAAAACGAAGTGGACGAGTAG
- a CDS encoding acyl carrier protein yields MDTQAFIQNFADAIDGLDAAQLTAETRFRELELWDSLAFLSILAMIDGEYGVEIPGDELLAAGTLGKLSEAVAAKQ; encoded by the coding sequence ATGGACACCCAAGCCTTTATCCAGAACTTCGCGGATGCCATTGACGGTCTGGACGCCGCCCAGCTCACCGCTGAAACCCGTTTCCGTGAGCTTGAGCTGTGGGACTCCCTGGCGTTCCTGAGCATTCTGGCCATGATCGATGGTGAGTACGGCGTAGAAATCCCCGGCGACGAACTTCTGGCTGCCGGTACGCTCGGTAAGCTCAGTGAAGCCGTGGCAGCCAAACAATAA
- a CDS encoding acyl carrier protein has translation MSSAQLTRLQRIFREVLDEPALRLTEDYSTADHPEWDSVAMVQIVLAVEQEFGVELEMAEVAEIKSVADILRLL, from the coding sequence ATGTCTTCGGCCCAGCTGACGCGCCTGCAGCGCATTTTTCGTGAAGTTCTCGACGAGCCCGCCTTGCGGCTCACGGAGGACTACTCCACCGCAGACCATCCCGAGTGGGACTCGGTCGCCATGGTCCAGATCGTTCTGGCCGTGGAGCAGGAGTTTGGGGTGGAGCTGGAGATGGCCGAGGTCGCAGAGATTAAGTCCGTGGCCGACATCCTGCGTCTATTATAA
- a CDS encoding right-handed parallel beta-helix repeat-containing protein, translating to MSCFSHRFSRRVCRLAKHALLLVSLTMLCAAFAHAAQPPEPWPEDYELTLTVSLEKAEADYAALQPALDRAVQEAESGKSVRVLVGPGMYRGEFSLQGLPGNEYAPISIEAEEPGRAILCGSRVVDGWEVGDSGYFQMDFPAGERVVGLYVQSVRVEQVRADRRLRQGQFRVVQEGSPFEGYQVQMIQPENATVADGLVEVATEVPGGILRIRDLDTVTLSGLYLRQGGGIGVLVKDCRRVRVEHATSEHQHISGYRFEDITELKLINADALRNGKEGIKAANVAAMDVIGGATSNNGYRTGVDMMSADAFGMQCQSVKELSLRNFQAADNLGAGLGAYYADTVSLRSSKLLNNRLGAVFYHDKNVTLKETIVAANSSGGLMAMGSDCTAMWSIFTGNGGRESGVYVAQLAAMDGAKLSFKHCIVSATQADIPLLAIDDLGVLGEISGNLYWGSDEPFIFADIIPDKAGDRGRPSLDFAGWQAVSGQDLDSAWGDPMFNDPASFEFIPLGESIWYQQKTWPVRELAEGEMAAARESYLPQANTSDAHGPTVPDPFETLPSAPEKDSGFTDKK from the coding sequence GTGTCCTGCTTTTCTCACCGTTTCTCACGGCGCGTGTGCCGCCTGGCTAAACATGCGCTCCTGCTGGTCAGTCTGACCATGCTGTGTGCGGCGTTTGCGCACGCGGCTCAGCCGCCCGAGCCGTGGCCGGAGGACTATGAGCTGACGCTGACCGTGTCCCTCGAAAAGGCTGAGGCGGATTATGCGGCGCTCCAGCCAGCGCTGGACCGTGCCGTGCAGGAGGCCGAGTCCGGAAAAAGCGTGCGCGTGCTCGTTGGGCCGGGGATGTACCGTGGGGAGTTTTCATTGCAGGGGTTGCCCGGAAACGAGTATGCACCGATCAGTATCGAGGCGGAGGAGCCGGGACGCGCCATCCTCTGCGGCAGTCGGGTAGTGGACGGCTGGGAGGTCGGTGACAGCGGTTATTTTCAGATGGATTTCCCTGCGGGCGAACGTGTGGTCGGCCTGTACGTGCAGAGCGTGCGGGTTGAGCAAGTGCGTGCGGACCGCAGGCTGCGGCAGGGCCAGTTCCGGGTCGTGCAAGAGGGCTCTCCCTTCGAAGGTTACCAGGTGCAGATGATTCAGCCTGAGAATGCCACGGTGGCCGACGGGCTGGTCGAGGTGGCGACGGAAGTTCCGGGCGGCATTTTGCGTATTCGAGATTTGGATACGGTTACGCTTTCCGGGCTGTACCTGCGGCAAGGCGGCGGGATTGGCGTGCTTGTGAAAGATTGCCGCCGGGTGCGTGTCGAGCACGCCACCAGCGAACATCAGCACATTTCGGGCTATCGTTTTGAGGACATTACCGAGCTGAAGCTCATCAACGCCGACGCCCTGCGCAACGGCAAGGAGGGCATCAAAGCCGCCAACGTCGCCGCGATGGACGTGATCGGCGGGGCCACTTCGAACAATGGCTATCGCACGGGCGTGGACATGATGTCTGCTGACGCCTTTGGCATGCAGTGCCAGTCGGTCAAGGAACTCAGTCTGCGCAATTTTCAGGCAGCGGATAATCTGGGGGCCGGGCTGGGCGCGTACTATGCCGATACGGTGAGCCTGCGCAGCAGCAAGCTGCTCAACAACCGGCTTGGCGCGGTTTTTTACCACGATAAGAACGTCACTCTAAAGGAAACTATCGTCGCCGCTAACTCCTCGGGCGGGCTTATGGCGATGGGCTCGGACTGCACTGCGATGTGGTCGATCTTTACAGGAAACGGTGGTCGGGAATCCGGTGTATATGTAGCTCAACTGGCGGCGATGGATGGGGCGAAGCTGTCGTTCAAGCACTGCATCGTATCCGCGACACAGGCGGACATACCGCTGCTGGCTATCGACGATCTCGGCGTGCTGGGGGAGATTTCGGGTAATCTTTACTGGGGTTCGGATGAGCCGTTTATTTTTGCGGATATTATCCCGGATAAGGCAGGCGACCGGGGGCGGCCGTCGCTCGACTTCGCCGGTTGGCAGGCGGTGAGTGGGCAGGACCTGGACTCGGCCTGGGGCGACCCGATGTTTAACGACCCGGCCAGCTTCGAGTTTATTCCGCTGGGCGAGAGTATCTGGTATCAGCAGAAGACGTGGCCCGTGCGCGAATTGGCCGAGGGTGAAATGGCGGCGGCGCGCGAGTCCTATCTGCCGCAGGCAAATACCAGCGACGCGCACGGGCCGACTGTGCCCGATCCTTTCGAGACTTTGCCGTCCGCGCCTGAAAAGGACTCGGGCTTTACCGATAAAAAGTAA
- a CDS encoding VOC family protein — translation MSAPAMDTPVFTLHHTGYLVADIEKAASSYTGLLGYRIESPVIEDPVQTAHVQFLRLPGADSWLELISPASEKSKLSNALSKGGGLHHLCYEVADIEAACAHLRAGGMFPLASPVAAAAFSGRKIAWFMDERRLLIELVEAGEGDLSLASLADGGRR, via the coding sequence ATGAGCGCCCCGGCCATGGACACGCCTGTCTTTACCCTGCACCATACCGGCTACCTGGTGGCTGATATTGAGAAGGCCGCGAGCAGCTACACCGGGCTGCTGGGCTACCGGATCGAGTCCCCGGTGATCGAGGACCCGGTGCAGACCGCGCACGTCCAGTTCCTGCGCCTGCCGGGAGCCGATAGCTGGCTGGAGCTGATCAGCCCCGCCTCGGAAAAGAGCAAACTCAGCAACGCCCTGTCCAAAGGCGGTGGCCTGCACCACCTCTGCTACGAGGTGGCCGACATCGAGGCGGCCTGTGCGCACCTGCGGGCCGGTGGGATGTTTCCGCTGGCGTCCCCTGTCGCGGCGGCGGCCTTCTCCGGACGCAAAATCGCGTGGTTTATGGATGAGCGCCGTCTGCTCATCGAGCTGGTCGAGGCAGGCGAGGGAGATCTCTCGCTGGCATCGCTTGCGGATGGCGGGCGTCGGTAG
- a CDS encoding cupin domain-containing protein, with amino-acid sequence MNAEDIIRTLELEPLPDEGGYFRRIHTHPETLPGSDRPLSTCIYYLITPETCSLMHRIDALETYHFHGGDPVEMLQLHPDGSGETVRLGSSPTNGERPFAAVPPHSWQGSRLAEAPRQGYALFSVTVTPGFVWEGFEMGQRSALIQQWPAFAEDINTLTLN; translated from the coding sequence ATGAACGCCGAGGACATCATCCGCACACTTGAGCTCGAACCGCTCCCCGACGAGGGCGGCTATTTCCGGCGTATTCATACTCACCCCGAGACGCTGCCCGGCAGCGATCGCCCACTTTCGACCTGCATCTATTATCTCATTACGCCCGAGACCTGCTCGCTCATGCACCGGATCGATGCGCTGGAAACTTACCATTTCCACGGGGGCGACCCGGTCGAGATGCTGCAGCTCCACCCGGACGGCTCTGGTGAAACCGTACGGCTCGGCTCCTCCCCCACAAACGGAGAGCGCCCCTTTGCCGCAGTCCCGCCCCATTCCTGGCAGGGCAGCCGTCTGGCCGAAGCTCCGCGCCAAGGCTACGCGCTATTTAGCGTGACCGTCACACCGGGGTTTGTATGGGAGGGCTTCGAGATGGGGCAACGAAGTGCTCTGATCCAGCAATGGCCTGCCTTTGCAGAGGATATCAATACTCTTACTTTAAATTAG